TTACCATTTTTCAGTTTACAAACCGCCCGCAGCAAATTAAGTTCTGCACGCTGGGAATGATACTTTCTTCCCTGGTGCTTGCGGCCGATGTATTTCTCCCTGCTGTACTTTTCTCACAGGAAAACTCAGTGCTTACATTTGCGGCTGGCATTTACATAGTGCCTCTAAATATCCTTCTGTTTTTTGCCGCTTCCCGCTTCATTCGCCGCGACGAAGAACTTGTACGCTCAGCCGACCGTCTTCGCTGATTTAAGTTCGGCACGCGGGCCAAGTTCAATTACTTCCATTTTGCTCATCCGGCCTTTGTCGATCTCAAAGCGCAGCATGGTGCGTACATGATGAAATCCGTGCTTGCCTGCCGCACCCGGATTAAGATGCAAACACCCGAACCGCGGCGAACGCTTTACCATGAGGATATGTGAATGCCCGCAAATAAGCACCTGTGGCGGACGGTGCTGCAAAATCTGTTTCACATTGGCGGCATAGGTATCGGGTTTTCCGGCAATGTGAGTCATTAACACATCCATTCCTTCGCACACAAAACGGATGGTTTCCGGATAACGGATACGTATATCCTGCCCGTCGATATTGCCATACACTGCCCTGAACAGTTTTTTCTTTTCCAGCATATCGCTTACTTCCACATTTCCGATATCGCCGGCATGCCATATTTCATCACAGGCCTCGGCATGCCGCAGTATGGCTTCATCCATATAGCCATGCGTATCGGAAAGGAGGAGTATTTTTTTCATCGCTCAAAAGTAAGACAGATCATGCACACAACGAAAGCGGCCGCAATGTATGTTGCGGCCGCTTTCGTTGATCATTATTATTTACTTAATGAGTGTTACCGTACCCAGTTTATTGTGCTTCTGGCCGGTAATATCCACACATTTCAGTTTCCACACATATACGTCTTCCTGCGCAATATTTGTACCGCCGTTGGCGCGGCCATCCCAGCCGGTTTGCGGATTATCGGTAAAGAAGATCATATTTCCCCAACGGTCGTATATCCATAACTGATATTCATTCGGATCCAGACCAATACCCAGCGGCTGGAACACTTCATTGTCGCCATCGCCG
The nucleotide sequence above comes from Bacteroidota bacterium. Encoded proteins:
- a CDS encoding metallophosphoesterase family protein, which translates into the protein MKKILLLSDTHGYMDEAILRHAEACDEIWHAGDIGNVEVSDMLEKKKLFRAVYGNIDGQDIRIRYPETIRFVCEGMDVLMTHIAGKPDTYAANVKQILQHRPPQVLICGHSHILMVKRSPRFGCLHLNPGAAGKHGFHHVRTMLRFEIDKGRMSKMEVIELGPRAELKSAKTVG
- a CDS encoding DUF4293 domain-containing protein, translated to MLQRVQSLFLAAVAIIALVLLFVPVFYVNGKDQVQTGITLTGNILALLVNLLPAGWAVFTIFQFTNRPQQIKFCTLGMILSSLVLAADVFLPAVLFSQENSVLTFAAGIYIVPLNILLFFAASRFIRRDEELVRSADRLR